From the genome of Pelomonas sp. SE-A7, one region includes:
- a CDS encoding TlpA disulfide reductase family protein, producing MLKSFSISSNAKISYKDAQGNDSSYSQLMAHMKAGKSVAIMKKDGGRTFEFRMSDQTAEMVKSELEGHAASFKVKPGQLLPDFKLTGLNGASFDKSALTGRYSVISFFFEACTPCIAEVPALNKFRELHPELNLLAVTIDDKSAAQRYVDRYKLNWPIAIEGKSFNESIGVKSYPSFAVLDPKGRLLGYRVLGKDPTADEAAGRAEHGELAAWVKELVAKNGG from the coding sequence ATGCTCAAGAGCTTTTCGATCTCGTCGAATGCCAAGATCAGTTACAAGGACGCTCAGGGGAACGACTCCAGCTATTCCCAGTTGATGGCGCACATGAAGGCCGGCAAGTCGGTTGCCATCATGAAGAAGGACGGTGGCCGCACGTTCGAGTTCCGGATGAGCGACCAGACGGCCGAGATGGTCAAGAGCGAACTCGAGGGCCATGCCGCTTCATTCAAAGTCAAGCCGGGTCAGCTGCTGCCGGACTTCAAGCTGACAGGCCTCAATGGCGCGAGCTTTGACAAATCAGCGCTGACCGGCCGCTACAGTGTGATCAGCTTCTTCTTCGAAGCCTGCACGCCCTGCATTGCCGAAGTGCCTGCACTGAACAAGTTCCGCGAACTGCATCCGGAGCTCAATCTGCTGGCCGTGACCATTGACGACAAGTCGGCGGCCCAGCGCTATGTGGACCGGTACAAGCTGAACTGGCCGATCGCCATCGAAGGCAAGTCGTTCAACGAATCGATTGGCGTGAAGTCCTATCCCAGTTTTGCCGTGCTGGACCCCAAGGGCCGCCTGCTCGGCTACCGTGTGCTGGGCAAGGATCCGACCGCCGACGAAGCCGCCGGCCGCGCCGAGCATGGCGAGTTGGCAGCCTGGGTCAAGGAGCTGGTCGCCAAGAACGGCGGTTGA